The nucleotide window GCTGAGCGTGATAATCATTAACTTCTTTGGCAATAGGTCTTAGTGCTTGTGCAAATCCTAATACACCTAAAACCAAAAACACAAACAATTGTAATCTTCTATTCATACTTCTATTTTTATTTATTTAACACAAAATAAACGATTATAATCTATATTCAGTAAATAAATTTTGATTTTAACATCAATAAATCAAAACCAACTCGATACTTTCTTGTTTTATCTTCTATCAATAAAAAGTATCTTTGCAAAAATTTTCCGATGCTTTATTCTGTTATCAAAGCGATTCACATTATTTTTATGGTAAGTTACTTTGCTGGGATCTTCTACTTGGTAAGACTTTTTGTTTACTATAAGGATACGGATGATTTTGATGAGGTGAAACAGGAAATCCTTAGAAATCAATACATCTTTATGGCCGTCAGACTTTGGAATATCATCACCGTCCCTGCCGGAATATTGATGCTACTTTCTGGATTGACCATGATCTTCCTGAATTCTGGATTGATGAAAACGCCTTGGTTCCATTTGAAACTGACATTTTTGGTCGGATTGGGAATCTATCATTTCTGGTGCTGGAAAAAAGTCAAGGAACTCAAAAAACTGAATGGCAATATTTTACCGACAAGCAATATCAAACTTCGGCAGTTCAATGAGATTGCAACGTTTATTTTATTTGCCGTGGTTTTTACAGTAATCCTTAAATATTACGTTCTAGAATATTGGTGGCAATTGATCTTAGGATTCTTCGGTATTATATTGTTAATTACTTCCATTGTAAAACTGGTCAATCGAAATAAGACAAAAGGACCAAAATAAAAGCATCAAGAATAAAACCCATCAACTATAAACCATCAACTGACAACTAAATTATGATTGCAATATTCAAAAAAGAACTTTGGAATTTTTTCGGAAACTGGAGCGCGTGGATCATCATCGCTGCCTTCAGTGTCATCTCTGCACTTTTCCTTTTCTTCTTCGAGAATGATTTTAATATTTTCGATATTGGAAGTGCAACGCTGCAAAGTTTTTTCGTGCTTTCACCTTGGCTTTTTATGTTCATCATTCCCGCAATCAGTATGAGAACTTTGGCTGAGGAGCAACAATCTGGAACCTTGTTTTGGCTTTTTTCTCAACCTGTGAAGATCACGGAGATCGTTGGTGGAAAATTCCTTTCTGTTTGGTTGGTTGGGGTTTTATGTCTATTGCCATCGTTGATTTATTATTACACCGTTTACATTTTGGGTGTTCCGGAAGGCAATATTGATGGAAGTATGACCTTCGGAAGTTATATTGGCTTGATCATTTTGATTGCTACTTTTTCCGCAGTCGGGATCTTGGCTTCATCGCTTTCACCTAATCAAATCACGGCTTATCTTTTGGGCGTTTTCATTTGTTTTATTTCATATTTCGGGATCGAGCAATTGGCCAGTTACAAATTATTGGGAAGCGCAGATTACATTTTGCAAAATATTGGATTCTACCAACACTTTTTAGCGTTCACCAGAGGACAGATCGATACGAGAGATGTTTTTTACTTTCTCTTCGTGATATTCTTGGGATTGGGATTGGCGAGTTGGTTTGTCTGGAAAAAGAAGTAAGGAAAGAATCAAGAATAATGAGTTAAGACTTTATACATAGAATCTGCAGCCCGGCTTGAGTGAACTCTTCGAGAGCCTCAGAGTAACAGTTTGGGAACGGAAGACGGATAAAGCTGCCCAAATAATAAAAAAAAGAAAATCCATCAACAGACAATTAACAACTGTCAACTAATCAAGATGAATAAAAAAAATAAAATCACCCTTATCATTATCACTGTTCTTCTCATCATCGGGATGAGCGGATTGGTTTACAAACGTTTCGATCTGACGGCGGAAAAACGATACACGCTTTCGGACTCCACCATCAAAGTTTTGGAAAGCGTGAACAAACCGATGACGATAGAAGTCTATCTGGATGGCGATTTCCCAGCTTCCTTCAAGCAGCTTCAGAATGAGACCAAGTTTATGTTGGACGAATTCCGAAAAATCAATCCGAAGATCGATTACAAATTCCGTGACCCGATTGCAGAGAAAATCCCGCAAGATACTTTGGCCGGAATGGGAATGCAACCTTCGATCCTTCCGGATATGAAAGATGGAAAGATCTCCGAGATCGTGATGTTTCCTTACGCCGCGATCAAATACAATGGCTACGGAACTTCGGTGCCACTCATCATTCAGCAATCTGGAATCGATGCATCGACTCAACTCAACAAATCGATTGAAAATCTGGAATACAATTTTGCCTCGACCATCAAAGGAATGACGGAAGAAACAGCTAAGAATATTGGATTTTTGGTGAATCAGCAGGAACTGAGTCCAGATGAATTCCGAGGATTTTTGGATGTTGCGATGGAAAATTACAATGTTGGCCCCGTGATTCCGGAAAACAAGACCGAATTGTCTTTGGCCGATGTTCCGAAACTGAAACAAATGGATGCGCTCGTCATCGCAAAGCCTAGAAAAGCTTTTACCGATGGCGAAAAAGTCATTCTTGACCAATACATTATGAATGGCGGAAAAACCCTTTGGATGATTGATGCTGTGAATGCCGAAATGGACACACTTTTCCAGGCGAAGAAAATAATGGCTTATCCGCTAGACCTCAACCTGACGGATTTTATGTTCAACTATGGATTGAGAATCAATCCTGCTTTGACGAAGGATATGAAAAAATCCGCTTTGATCAGGATTGTTTCGGGCGAAGTAGCTGGTAATCCGCAATACAGCAGTTTTCTATGGCCTTATTTTCCGTTGGGAATATCAGAAACAAAGAACCCGATTACGAAAAACATTAATCCTGTAAAATTTGAATTCCCGACTTCTATTGATACCTTGGGAAGACCAAATATCAAGACCAAAGTTCTGTTCGAATCGAGCGAAAGAACCATTAGCAAAACGGTTCCTAATTATGTGGCTTTGTCCGAAATCGTGCGCGCAGACAGCATCGGTGAGATGGAACGTCCTACGCCACCGAAAATCTTCGCCGTGGCTTTGGAAGGGAAATTCAGTTCAGCTTATGCGACGAGAAGTGAGAAAAATACTTATCCAGGCTTCAAAGCTCAAAGCGCAGAAAACAAAATGCTCGTAATTGCCGACGGTGACATTGCAAGAAACCAGATCTGGAAAGGAAAACCGCTCCCTCTGGGTGAAGATCTACTAACAAAAGAACATTACGGAAATGCGCAATTCCTAAGAAATGCCTTGGATTATCTTTTGGACGACAGCAATATGATGGAACTCCGCAACAGATCCATCGAAATCCGTTTGCTGGACAGAGAACGTGTGGACGAAGAACGCTCGAAATGGCAATGGATCAATCTGCTTTTACCATTGGGGATTTTGGGAGTTTTAGGTGCTGGATTTTATTTTATGAGGAAGAAGAGATTTTCGTAAGAATTAATTTCATTTCCTAATGTTACTCACAACATTGTAAATACCTTCATAAAATGAAAATCCCAACAATTCACGGATACATTGACAGAAGAATTTTAATCAACTTCACAGCTGACCCAAAAGTAGTTGAGAAAATCATCCCATTTCCATTCAGACCAAAACTTTATAAGGAAAAAGCAATCGTTGGAATTTGTTTAATAAGATTAAAACACATTAAACCAAAAGGACTTCCTGACTTTCTTGGAGTGAACTCAGAAAATGGCGCTCACAGAATTGCCGTAGAATGGGACGAAAATGGAGAGACCAAATCTGGAGTTTACATTCCACGGCGAGACACTTCACTTAAACTAAATACTCTTGTTGGCGGACGAATATTCCCTGGGAAACATTACCAAGCAAAATTCAATGTCAATGAAAACAACGGAAATTATCATATTGACTTTAAAAGTTCTGATGAGACCGAAATTTTACTTGATGCTTCTGAGACAAATGTGTTTAATGACAATTCAATTTTTGAAACATTAAATAATGTTTCCGATTTTTTTGAAAAGGGAGATCTTGGTTATTCTCCAAACCACAACAAATTCGAAGGACTGAGATTGAAAGCTTATCACTGGGAAGTTCGACCACTTGATATAAAAAATGTAAGATCATCTTTTTTTGAGAATGAAGAACTTTTCCCAGAAGGTTCAGTGACTTTTGACAACGCTTTGCTGATGACAAATATTGAGCACGAATGGAAAAGCGAAACAGACAAATATAAAGAACCAATGTAAAATGTCTGTCCTGCGCACATTTATTAACTTCAATATGAGTATTTTTGTTAAATCATATTTTGATAATAATGAAAAACCTTCTATTAGCTTTAATATCCGGAGTTTTGCTCGCCATTTCCTGGCCGACTTACGGGATTCCGTTTTTTATATTTTTCGCATTCGTTCCACTTTTGATGATGGAACACAACATTGCGAAATTCAGTGATATCAAACGGAAAAGTTTGGCGATATTTGGTTTGTCCTATCTTACGTTTGTCATTTGGAATGCGGTTACGACCGGTTGGCTCTACAATTCCAAACTTCCGGACGGGAGCAATTCTCTTCTGGCCGTTTTGTTTCCAGTTTTGACGAACGCCTTTTTTATGTCAATCATCTTCCACTTCTATCGACTTTACAAAAGAAGTCAGGGAACCTATTTCGGGTTGGTGTTTTTCGTGGTGATTTGGATGGCATTTGAGAAGTTGCACTTGGTTTGGGAATTCACCTGGCCTTGGCTGAATCTCGGAAATGTCTTCGCAGATTATCACCAATTCATCCAATGGTACGACACTTTGGGCGCAACTGGCGGCAGTTTTTGGATTTTGATATGCAATGTCTTGGCATTTTACACTTTTAGAATTTGGGAAGCTGGACGCAAGAAAAAACCACTTATTAAAAATGTATCGATGGTGGCCGGTTTTATTATTTTACCAATGTTGATTTCTTTGGTCAAATATTATAATTACACACCGAAAACGGTCGGCACTTTGAATGTGACAATGCTTCAACCTGCTTTGGACCCTTACAATGAAAAATATCAAAAAGACAGTTTGACCATTGAAAGCGACCTTTTAAAAATAGCTACCGAAAATTCAAAATTTGTGGACCCAAATCCACCAGAAGATGCGAAAATAGCACCGCAAGACATCGACCTTTACCTTGCTCCGGAAACTTCTTTGCCTGGACCAGGTTCTATCAGTGAGCGCGGATTTAACAATAGTTTGCTCATTAATAATATAAAAACATTTTTAACTCAACATCCGAAATCAGTTTTTGCAGGCGGAATTTCCAGCTATTACGTTTATAAGGATGATGAGGAAAAACCTGTCACGGCAAGTTATCTTGAAAGACAAGGAATCTGGGTGGATGAATATAATTCGGCGATACAAATCATCCCAAATCAGCAACCAGAAGTTTATCACAAAGCGATGTTGGTTCCAGGCGTTGAGATTTTCCCTTATATCAATTTCTTCAAACCAATCTTGGGTGATGTGATGCTTGATTTAGGCGGAACAACCCGTTCTCTTGGCATTTCCAAAGAAAGAAAAGTGTTTGCAAATCCTTTTAACAAATCCGTCATCGCACCCATCATTTGCTACGAAAGTGTCTATGGCGAATACGTGACTGATTATGTGAAAAAAGGAGCCAATCTCCTAACCATAGTTACCAACGATTCCTGGTGGGGTTATTCCCAAGGACACAAACAATTATTGGATTACGCAAAATTAAGAGCAATAGAAACCCGACGAGAAATTGCCAGAGCAGCGAACAGTGGAACCAGCGCGCACATCAATTCCCGAGGCGATATTGTGGATGATTTACCTTATGGTGCAAAAGGCGCTTTGGTGGCAAAAGTGAATCTGATTGACCACGAAACTTTCTACACAAAAAGCGGTGATTTTCTTGCCAGATTATCGATGTTTGTGATTGGGGCTTTGCTGTTGTTTATTCCGGGAAGGAAGTATTTGACTAGGAAGAAATAGAAACATTTAAAGTTATTTCATTGCATAATAACAACTTTGGCTGTATAAACGGCTCAAGTTACTTTCCGATATCCAATTATATTTTAATAAGATAATATCTTTAAATATATTGAAATCTACAAAACTGATTTCTTGATTAATAACTGAACCACTTTCGTAAACATAGTCATTTGCAAATTTGTTTACTTCTTTACAGATTGAATTAATTTTTTCTAAATCGTCAGAAGAGATTTCCGGATACTTTTTATGAAGTCTTTCGTTAATTGGTTTCAACCACTTTTCACCGAATTCCATTGACATATCTAATGCAACATTGAGTATTTCTTTAGATAAGTCCATCATAAATTCGGCAAATATCTTTCCTTAATAATATTCAAATGATGAAGGTTATGACCAACGGTTAATTTTCCAATCGTTTCAACTTTTATCTCATTCCCATTCACAATTCCAATCAATTGTAAAGCTTCTGTGGGAAGTGTTTTGAAGAAAATAGACGATTGCTTTCTCGTCACTTTGAATTCCTTAATCAGACTTTTCAAAGTTCGGGTTTCTGCGTATGAATTGTCTGCCCAGCTTTCTTCATCAAAACCGGAAACCAAAGACTGGTCTTTTCTGGAAAATCTCAAAGCGCGATAAGCAAAGACTTTTTCCGTATCAATCAGATGTTGTAAAAGCATTTTCGAACTCCATTTTCCTTCAGCATAGGCAAAGTTGCCTTGTTCTTCGGAAAGTTTTTCATAAATCTCCAAAGTTTGTTTCCCTGATATTTTCAATTCCTCAATCCAATTTTCTGATGGAACAAGGTCGAGATAACGCTGGATATATTTCTCGAAATCGGTCATTTTTTAATTTAAGATTTAAAATTCAAGATTTAAAATTTTTTGGCATCGAAATGAAAATCATTTATCAATTATCATTTATCTTATGATTCCACTTCCCACTCATAGAAATTGACCTCATCATATTTTTTGAAACCAGCACTTGGATATAACTGATTTCCTATCATATTTTCCTTTCCGGTTTCGAGGTACATTCCGCACGAATTGGATGTTCTGCAAAGCTCTTTCGCTTCTTCAATCAAAGCTTTGGAATAAGCTTTTCCCCTAAATTCAGGATTAACATAAAGGTCATTCAACAACCAATAACGTTTCATTCTCGTAGAAGAAAACAATGGATAAAGCTGTACAAAACCGCCTAACTTTCCTTCTTCCTCCACCACAAAAATCTCAGAATCTTCGCTTTCCAATCTTTCGGAAATGAACTGTTCTGCACCGGAAATATCAGAGGTTTTGTGATAGAACATTCTGTATTCGTCAAACAACTGAGCCAATTGCGAAAGGTCGTCGATGGTTGCTTTTCTTGTATTATTCTTCATCGCTTTCTTCTGAATTTTCATCGCCATCTTCGTACTGCTCAAGGTAATAGCTGAAAGTGAAATCTTCCACTTCCTCCTCCACATCTCCCAAGGTCGTCAAAAGGTCTTCGAAAGTTTCCAATTGGTCCACGCTCATATTCACAAATTCGATGTGGATTGGAAGTTCCAGACCGCCAGAAATCACATCCGAAAGCGCATCCAAATTGTCTCCGAAATGTTCCGGCAATTCTACTTTTGATTTCAATTGTTCATAGAAATCTTCGTAGTCGCCGATGTTTGAAAAATCGATTAGTATTTCTTTCATTTTTAATTAAATTATTAATTGTTGGAAGTTTTCTTCGCACTTCAAACTTCCATCTTCCAGCTATTTTATTTCTTCTCAAAACTTTTATAATGATTCTTTGTTAGCCAAACATCACCATCTTCGGTAAAGACAATTCGGTCTGCGCCGCGGTTTCCGCAGTTATAATTCACATCTGCTTCATAATATTGTTCGCCTTTTGGAAGTTGTTTTTCACGATTGCTGAATTTGTCGCCACCAATTGCTTTTCCGGGCAAAACATCACAAAGATTTCCTTTTGATGCACTCCAACCTTTACTTTTCGCTTCGGATTTTGTAAGATAGTAATCAGGAAGTTCGTGATTGGCTTTAACGTAGGAAATGACCTTATTATCATTCGTCAATTCTTCGATGGAATTTTCTGAATTTGATTCTCTGTGAGTTTGGTTTTCAGATTTGGCAACTTCTGACTTCCGATTTCCAGCTTCCGCCAGATATTTATTTCGCTTCTCGATTTTGTAATTTGTGATGAGAAACATTACCGAGATTCCGGCAAAAGCACCGACGAGAAAGAATAAAAGGGTTTTTAATTTCGGATTCATTGCGAAAAAATTCTAGGCTAAAATAATGAAAACCTCGATTCTTAAAGCATAAAAAACAAATTTTAAAAATAATTTATCCTTATCCTAATTTTTCTATATTTGGCGACAAAGATAAAAGTATGGATACTGCCACTATGGACAACCTAAAAATGATAGCTGAAACGGCAAAAGATTTTGCTGAAAAAAATATTCGCCCCAACATTATGGATTGGGACGAGAGCCAAACTTTCCCTGTAGAATTGTTTCACCAGTTGGGTGAATTGGGATTTATGGGAATCGTAATCCCTGAAGAATACGGCGGCTCTGGTCTTGGTTATCAGGAATATGTGACGATTTTGGATGAAATCTCACAAGTTGACCCATCGATTGGATTATCCGTTGCGGCGCACAATTCACTTTGTACCAACCACATCTACGAATTCGGAAATGAGGAACAAAGAAGAAAGTGGTTGCCAGATTTGGCTTCCGGAAAAGTCATCGGTGCTTGGGGATTGACGGAACACAACACTGGTTCAGATTCTGGCGGAATGTCCACAACAGCTGTGAAAGATGGCGACGAATGGGTTATCAATGGTGCAAAAAACTTCATCACGCACGCTATTTCCGGCGATATTGCAGTGGTAATGACAAGAACTGGAGAAAAAGGAGCAAAGAATAATTCCACAGCTTTTGTTTTGGAAAAAGGAATGGCAGGTTTCACATCCGGTAAAAAAGAAAATAAATTGGGAATGCGCGCCTCGGAAACAGCAGAATTGATTTTCGACAATGTTCGCGTTCCGGATTCTCACCGATTGGGCGAAGTTGGAAGCGGTTTCAAACAAGCAATGAAAATCCTGGACGGCGGTCGTATTTCTATCGCAGCCTTGAGTTTGGGAATTGCGAGAGGCGCTTACA belongs to Chryseobacterium sp. KACC 21268 and includes:
- a CDS encoding CopD family protein yields the protein MLYSVIKAIHIIFMVSYFAGIFYLVRLFVYYKDTDDFDEVKQEILRNQYIFMAVRLWNIITVPAGILMLLSGLTMIFLNSGLMKTPWFHLKLTFLVGLGIYHFWCWKKVKELKKLNGNILPTSNIKLRQFNEIATFILFAVVFTVILKYYVLEYWWQLILGFFGIILLITSIVKLVNRNKTKGPK
- a CDS encoding ABC transporter permease subunit — translated: MIAIFKKELWNFFGNWSAWIIIAAFSVISALFLFFFENDFNIFDIGSATLQSFFVLSPWLFMFIIPAISMRTLAEEQQSGTLFWLFSQPVKITEIVGGKFLSVWLVGVLCLLPSLIYYYTVYILGVPEGNIDGSMTFGSYIGLIILIATFSAVGILASSLSPNQITAYLLGVFICFISYFGIEQLASYKLLGSADYILQNIGFYQHFLAFTRGQIDTRDVFYFLFVIFLGLGLASWFVWKKK
- the gldG gene encoding gliding motility-associated ABC transporter substrate-binding protein GldG is translated as MNKKNKITLIIITVLLIIGMSGLVYKRFDLTAEKRYTLSDSTIKVLESVNKPMTIEVYLDGDFPASFKQLQNETKFMLDEFRKINPKIDYKFRDPIAEKIPQDTLAGMGMQPSILPDMKDGKISEIVMFPYAAIKYNGYGTSVPLIIQQSGIDASTQLNKSIENLEYNFASTIKGMTEETAKNIGFLVNQQELSPDEFRGFLDVAMENYNVGPVIPENKTELSLADVPKLKQMDALVIAKPRKAFTDGEKVILDQYIMNGGKTLWMIDAVNAEMDTLFQAKKIMAYPLDLNLTDFMFNYGLRINPALTKDMKKSALIRIVSGEVAGNPQYSSFLWPYFPLGISETKNPITKNINPVKFEFPTSIDTLGRPNIKTKVLFESSERTISKTVPNYVALSEIVRADSIGEMERPTPPKIFAVALEGKFSSAYATRSEKNTYPGFKAQSAENKMLVIADGDIARNQIWKGKPLPLGEDLLTKEHYGNAQFLRNALDYLLDDSNMMELRNRSIEIRLLDRERVDEERSKWQWINLLLPLGILGVLGAGFYFMRKKRFS
- a CDS encoding DUF2071 domain-containing protein, translated to MKIPTIHGYIDRRILINFTADPKVVEKIIPFPFRPKLYKEKAIVGICLIRLKHIKPKGLPDFLGVNSENGAHRIAVEWDENGETKSGVYIPRRDTSLKLNTLVGGRIFPGKHYQAKFNVNENNGNYHIDFKSSDETEILLDASETNVFNDNSIFETLNNVSDFFEKGDLGYSPNHNKFEGLRLKAYHWEVRPLDIKNVRSSFFENEELFPEGSVTFDNALLMTNIEHEWKSETDKYKEPM
- the lnt gene encoding apolipoprotein N-acyltransferase, producing MKNLLLALISGVLLAISWPTYGIPFFIFFAFVPLLMMEHNIAKFSDIKRKSLAIFGLSYLTFVIWNAVTTGWLYNSKLPDGSNSLLAVLFPVLTNAFFMSIIFHFYRLYKRSQGTYFGLVFFVVIWMAFEKLHLVWEFTWPWLNLGNVFADYHQFIQWYDTLGATGGSFWILICNVLAFYTFRIWEAGRKKKPLIKNVSMVAGFIILPMLISLVKYYNYTPKTVGTLNVTMLQPALDPYNEKYQKDSLTIESDLLKIATENSKFVDPNPPEDAKIAPQDIDLYLAPETSLPGPGSISERGFNNSLLINNIKTFLTQHPKSVFAGGISSYYVYKDDEEKPVTASYLERQGIWVDEYNSAIQIIPNQQPEVYHKAMLVPGVEIFPYINFFKPILGDVMLDLGGTTRSLGISKERKVFANPFNKSVIAPIICYESVYGEYVTDYVKKGANLLTIVTNDSWWGYSQGHKQLLDYAKLRAIETRREIARAANSGTSAHINSRGDIVDDLPYGAKGALVAKVNLIDHETFYTKSGDFLARLSMFVIGALLLFIPGRKYLTRKK
- a CDS encoding DinB family protein, which produces MTDFEKYIQRYLDLVPSENWIEELKISGKQTLEIYEKLSEEQGNFAYAEGKWSSKMLLQHLIDTEKVFAYRALRFSRKDQSLVSGFDEESWADNSYAETRTLKSLIKEFKVTRKQSSIFFKTLPTEALQLIGIVNGNEIKVETIGKLTVGHNLHHLNIIKERYLPNL
- a CDS encoding GNAT family N-acetyltransferase; this translates as MKNNTRKATIDDLSQLAQLFDEYRMFYHKTSDISGAEQFISERLESEDSEIFVVEEEGKLGGFVQLYPLFSSTRMKRYWLLNDLYVNPEFRGKAYSKALIEEAKELCRTSNSCGMYLETGKENMIGNQLYPSAGFKKYDEVNFYEWEVES
- a CDS encoding barstar family protein, translated to MKEILIDFSNIGDYEDFYEQLKSKVELPEHFGDNLDALSDVISGGLELPIHIEFVNMSVDQLETFEDLLTTLGDVEEEVEDFTFSYYLEQYEDGDENSEESDEE
- a CDS encoding ribonuclease domain-containing protein — its product is MNPKLKTLLFFLVGAFAGISVMFLITNYKIEKRNKYLAEAGNRKSEVAKSENQTHRESNSENSIEELTNDNKVISYVKANHELPDYYLTKSEAKSKGWSASKGNLCDVLPGKAIGGDKFSNREKQLPKGEQYYEADVNYNCGNRGADRIVFTEDGDVWLTKNHYKSFEKK
- a CDS encoding acyl-CoA dehydrogenase family protein encodes the protein MDNLKMIAETAKDFAEKNIRPNIMDWDESQTFPVELFHQLGELGFMGIVIPEEYGGSGLGYQEYVTILDEISQVDPSIGLSVAAHNSLCTNHIYEFGNEEQRRKWLPDLASGKVIGAWGLTEHNTGSDSGGMSTTAVKDGDEWVINGAKNFITHAISGDIAVVMTRTGEKGAKNNSTAFVLEKGMAGFTSGKKENKLGMRASETAELIFDNVRVPDSHRLGEVGSGFKQAMKILDGGRISIAALSLGIARGAYKAALKYAQERHQFGKSISSFQAVNFMLADMATEIDASELLIRRASDLKNAKAKMTREGAMAKLYASEACVRISNNAVQIFGGYGYTKDFPVEKFYRDSKLCTIGEGTSEIQRLVIGRDITS